The following coding sequences are from one Musa acuminata AAA Group cultivar baxijiao chromosome BXJ1-6, Cavendish_Baxijiao_AAA, whole genome shotgun sequence window:
- the LOC135676570 gene encoding NAC domain-containing protein 83-like codes for MSHKPSLVRFGALRLPPGFRFHPTDEDLVVQYLKRKVFSCPLPASIIPEIDLGKYDPWNLPGALMEGDERYCFNRREAKYPNGKRSNRAARSGYWKARGKDKQIVASGCNQVVGMRRVLVFYRGKPPTSSPTDWMMHEYRLAGSDGRSLIYPQRKNSTHGLMIPSQDWVLCRIFKRRRAPIVVDEEEDIITNDVTDFSDFMDEREGDPTPSSSSSPEKSCVTELFDESSRGEETNSPP; via the exons ATGAGTCACAAGCCGAGTCTTGTAAGGTTTGGAGCTCTCAGGCTGCCCCCTGGGTTTAGGTTCCACCCCACTGATGAAGACCTAGTCGTTCAGTACCTCAAGAGGAAGGTCTTCTCCTGCCCATTGCCAGCTTCCATCATTCCTGAGATCGATCTCGGGAAGTACGATCCATGGAACTTGCCTG GTGCATTAATGGAAGGCGATGAGAGGTATTGCTTCAACCGTAGAGAGGCGAAATATCCCAATGGGAAGCGATCAAACCGGGCGGCGAGATCCGGCTACTGGAAGGCCAGGGGGAAGGACAAGCAGATCGTAGCTTCTGGGTGCAACCAAGTGGTGGGGATGAGAAGGGTTTTGGTCTTCTACCGCGGAAAACCTCCTACCAGCTCTCCAACCGACTGGATGATGCATGAGTATCGCCTGGCCGGCTCTGATGGCAGAAGCTTGATCTACCCGCAGAGGAAGAACTCAACTCAT GGTTTGATGATTCCAAGCCAAGACTGGGTGCTTTGTCGCATTTTTAAGAGGAGAAGAGCCCCCATAGTCGTCGACGAGGAGGAGGACATCATTACAAACGACGTCACTGATTTCAGCGATTTCATGGACGAGAGAGAGGGTGATCCGACACCATCTTCATCCTCTTCGCCTGAGAAGAGCTGTGTCACCGAACTGTTTGATGAATCTAGCAGAGGAGAGGAAACTAATTCACCTCCCTGA